Proteins from a genomic interval of Eschrichtius robustus isolate mEscRob2 chromosome 9, mEscRob2.pri, whole genome shotgun sequence:
- the OLIG3 gene encoding oligodendrocyte transcription factor 3: MNSDSSSVSSRASSPDMDEMYLRDHHHRHHHHQESRLNSVSSTQGDMVQKMPGESLSRAGAKAAGESSKYKIKKQLSEQDLQQLRLKINGRERKRMHDLNLAMDGLREVMPYAHGPSVRKLSKIATLLLARNYILMLTSSLEEMKRLVGEIYGGHHSAFHCGTVGHSAGHPAHAANAVHPVHPILGGALSSGTASSPLSAASLPAIGTIRPPHSLLKAPSTPPALQLGSGFQHWAGLPCPCPICQMPPPHLSALSTANMARLSAESKDLLK, from the coding sequence ATGAATTCTGATTCGAGCTCTGTCTCCAGCAGAGCTTCATCTCCGGACATGGATGAGATGTATCTGAGGgaccaccaccaccgccatcaccaccaccaggaGAGCCGTCTCAACTCGGTCTCGTCCACGCAGGGCGACATGGTGCAGAAGATGCCCGGGGAAAGCCTTTCGCGGGCCGGCGCCAAAGCCGCGGGCGAGAGCAGCAAGTACAAAATCAAGAAGCAGCTGTCGGAGCAGGACCTACAGCAGTTGCGGCTGAAGATCAACGGACGCGAGCGCAAGCGGATGCACGACCTGAACCTCGCCATGGACGGGCTACGCGAGGTCATGCCCTACGCTCACGGGCCCTCGGTGCGCAAGCTCTCCAAGATCGCCACTCTCCTTCTGGCCAGAAACTACATACTCATGCTCACCAGCTCCCTGGAGGAGATGAAGAGGTTGGTTGGTGAGATCTACGGGGGCCACCACTCGGCCTTCCACTGCGGGACTGTGGGCCACTCGGCCGGCCACCCAGCGCACGCCGCCAACGCCGTGCACCCGGTGCACCCCATCTTGGGAGGCGCGCTCTCGTCCGGCACCGCCTCGTCCCCGCTGTCCGCCGCCTCGCTGCCCGCCATCGGCACCATCCGGCCTCCCCACTCGCTGCTCAAGGCGCCCTCCACCCCGCCCGCGCTGCAGCTGGGCAGCGGCTTCCAGCACTGGGCCGggctgccctgcccctgccccatctGCCAGATGCCGCCGCCGCACCTGTCCGCTCTCTCCACCGCCAACATGGCCCGGCTGTCGGCCGAGTCCAAGGACTTGCTCAAGTGA